A section of the Bryobacteraceae bacterium genome encodes:
- a CDS encoding IS256 family transposase, giving the protein MKRRYHTIDKQGKGNERKLAEFLVRHGQALLPMLELIEQSRLAIDELIEVMGRASVEAVLELSAREVAGAPQQGKARLEDVVWHGRQPGRVFLKERQLRVNKPRLRRKGPGPNKEVAVPAYQAMQRDSATGERMLEILLNGVSPRRYQRVLPEMAETVGVSKSTVSRESIEASEAALERLMERRWDQVDLLIIYIDGMQFGEQCVLAAVGVDGEGRKHVLGLREGATENAEAAKDLLQHLVDHGVDPKRRRLFVIDGSRALRTAINAVFGAETPVQRCRNHKLRNVLGRLPRQQQAQTASLMRAAWKLKPDEGMAKFRQIAGWLEHDYPDAAAALLEGLEECFTINRLDIPRSLHRCLATSNIVDNPHSGVRERTRRVCRWRPGMAARWSAAAFLEIEKSFRKIMGYRDLWALKAILEESQPATRQAVA; this is encoded by the coding sequence GTGAAACGAAGGTATCACACGATTGACAAGCAAGGGAAGGGGAACGAACGGAAGCTGGCCGAGTTTTTGGTCCGCCACGGCCAGGCGCTTCTGCCGATGCTGGAGTTGATCGAGCAGAGCCGCTTGGCGATTGACGAGCTGATTGAGGTCATGGGACGGGCCAGCGTGGAAGCCGTGCTGGAGCTTTCGGCCCGGGAGGTGGCGGGAGCGCCCCAGCAAGGCAAGGCACGGCTGGAGGACGTGGTCTGGCACGGAAGGCAGCCGGGAAGAGTGTTTCTCAAAGAGCGCCAGTTGCGGGTGAACAAGCCGCGCTTGCGCCGCAAAGGGCCGGGCCCGAACAAGGAGGTGGCGGTGCCGGCCTACCAGGCCATGCAGCGGGACAGCGCGACCGGCGAGCGGATGCTGGAGATCCTGTTGAACGGGGTTTCTCCGCGCCGCTACCAACGGGTGTTGCCCGAGATGGCCGAGACCGTTGGCGTGTCGAAATCGACGGTGAGTCGGGAAAGCATCGAGGCCTCGGAGGCGGCACTGGAGCGGCTGATGGAGCGGCGCTGGGATCAGGTGGATCTGTTGATCATCTACATCGACGGGATGCAGTTCGGCGAGCAATGCGTGCTGGCCGCCGTAGGGGTGGATGGGGAGGGCCGCAAGCACGTGCTGGGGTTGCGCGAAGGGGCCACCGAGAATGCGGAAGCCGCCAAGGATCTGCTCCAGCATCTGGTGGATCACGGGGTCGATCCGAAGCGCCGGCGTCTGTTCGTCATCGACGGCTCGAGAGCGCTGCGCACGGCCATCAACGCGGTGTTCGGTGCCGAAACCCCGGTGCAAAGGTGCAGGAATCACAAACTGCGCAACGTGCTGGGACGGCTGCCCCGCCAGCAGCAAGCGCAGACGGCATCGCTGATGCGGGCGGCCTGGAAGCTGAAACCCGACGAGGGCATGGCCAAGTTTCGCCAGATCGCCGGCTGGCTGGAACACGATTATCCGGATGCCGCCGCGGCGCTGCTGGAAGGCTTGGAGGAGTGTTTCACCATCAACCGGCTCGATATCCCGCGCTCGCTGCACCGCTGCCTGGCCACCAGCAACATCGTGGACAACCCGCATTCCGGGGTGCGCGAACGCACGCGCCGAGTTTGTCGTTGGCGACCCGGCATGGCGGCTCGCTGGTCAGCGGCCGCGTTTTTAGAAATCGAGAAGTCCTTTCGCAAGATCATGGGGTATCGCGATCTGTGGGCTCTCAAGGCGATTCTTGAGGAATCGCAGCCAGCCACCCGGCAGGCGGTGGCGTAG
- a CDS encoding mechanosensitive ion channel protein has product MTRTILLGMLALVTAGQPAPEAGAPVRLDGREVMRIRAGEGVLTPAERAAAIEKRLEGAAREGRWRPVRWQMDGASAVILAGRHRITAVTEEEARVEGLSVSELAERRVMELRESLDYYSQRRSWRAVALATGKLILAWVFFVAVLWLLRRTVIALQAFIRQWFEELARRRAARGLVLLIFERLAFLALMLAKIGAGVLVIVWFSILLTYSFSLFPATEGISVSLLSTAWNAARQAILAMVDYTPRGLFVVIVSVMAYYGLQIARIFFRAVEHGDIVMAGLHPETAGITYQLVRVAVVLLVLIIVFPYLPGSQSEAFRGVSIFLGVVISLGSGSAVANMMAGVVLAYMRPFRVGDRVRIAETVGDVEARGLLVTRVRTNKNVEVTIPNASILGAQILNYSTLGQQGRLILNTSVTIGYDVPWRQVHELLIQAALATPGILAEPRPFVLQTSLNDFHVSYEINAYTNRPNEMVSIYSALHANIQDQFAAAGVEILSPSYHALRDGNASTVPGAGEAEAGAAAFRIRKVE; this is encoded by the coding sequence ATGACACGCACGATCCTGCTGGGAATGCTGGCCCTTGTGACGGCGGGACAGCCGGCGCCGGAAGCGGGCGCGCCGGTGCGGCTGGACGGCCGCGAAGTGATGCGCATCCGCGCCGGGGAGGGCGTTCTGACGCCCGCCGAACGAGCGGCGGCGATTGAAAAGAGACTGGAGGGCGCCGCCCGCGAGGGCCGCTGGCGACCTGTGCGCTGGCAAATGGATGGGGCGTCCGCGGTGATTCTGGCCGGCAGACACCGGATCACGGCGGTCACGGAGGAGGAGGCGCGCGTCGAGGGGCTGAGTGTCAGCGAGCTGGCGGAGCGGCGCGTGATGGAGCTCCGGGAGTCGCTCGACTATTACAGTCAAAGGCGTTCTTGGCGGGCAGTGGCATTGGCGACGGGCAAGCTCATCCTGGCGTGGGTGTTTTTCGTCGCCGTGCTGTGGCTGCTGCGGCGGACGGTGATCGCCTTGCAGGCATTCATCCGCCAGTGGTTCGAAGAGCTGGCGCGGCGGAGAGCGGCGCGGGGCCTGGTGCTGCTGATTTTCGAGCGGCTGGCTTTTCTTGCACTGATGCTGGCCAAGATCGGGGCGGGCGTCCTGGTGATCGTCTGGTTTTCCATCCTGCTGACTTACAGCTTCAGCCTTTTCCCCGCGACGGAGGGCATTTCGGTTTCGCTGCTTTCCACGGCCTGGAACGCGGCGAGGCAGGCGATTCTGGCAATGGTGGATTACACACCGCGCGGGCTGTTTGTGGTGATCGTTTCGGTGATGGCGTATTACGGGCTTCAGATCGCGCGGATTTTTTTCCGGGCGGTGGAACACGGCGACATTGTGATGGCCGGCCTGCATCCGGAAACGGCGGGCATCACCTACCAGCTTGTTCGCGTGGCGGTGGTCCTGCTGGTGCTGATCATCGTGTTTCCGTATCTGCCCGGCAGCCAGTCAGAAGCCTTCCGCGGCGTGTCGATTTTTCTGGGAGTGGTGATTTCGCTGGGCTCCGGCTCGGCGGTGGCCAACATGATGGCCGGAGTGGTGCTGGCTTACATGCGGCCTTTCCGGGTCGGCGACCGCGTGAGGATTGCTGAGACGGTGGGGGACGTGGAGGCACGCGGCCTGCTGGTGACACGAGTGCGGACGAACAAGAACGTGGAGGTGACGATTCCGAATGCGTCCATTCTGGGGGCGCAGATTCTGAATTACAGCACGCTGGGGCAGCAGGGACGGCTGATCCTGAACACGTCGGTGACGATTGGCTACGACGTGCCGTGGCGGCAGGTGCACGAGCTGCTGATTCAGGCGGCGCTGGCGACGCCGGGGATTCTTGCCGAACCGCGGCCGTTTGTGCTTCAGACGTCGCTGAATGATTTCCACGTGTCGTATGAGATCAACGCCTACACGAACCGGCCCAACGAAATGGTGAGCATTTATTCGGCGCTGCATGCCAACATTCAGGACCAGTTTGCCGCGGCGGGAGTTGAAATTCTGTCTCCGTCCTATCACGCGCTGCGAGACGGCAACGCCAGCACGGTGCCTGGGGCCGGGGAGGCCGAGGCCGGGGCGGCGGCGTTCCGCATCCGGAAGGTGGAATAG